One Punica granatum isolate Tunisia-2019 chromosome 3, ASM765513v2, whole genome shotgun sequence genomic window carries:
- the LOC116199089 gene encoding uncharacterized protein LOC116199089 isoform X2 — protein MHNVKLFFFSFCLLSSFSSSCSLLSLVSTRSSQFSKGAGDIMTRKKDRFWEYAERLNGRFKCNFCRRDFAGGAPRVKSHLSGIKGRDIDICTKVPKDVQLAAAAMIKGANKRPKTEAFSSNSDGTSSELCEQNDSSVLDDLLAKFLLLNSVDSGVVQSSSFIDFINAVAAFGAAYKPSHSTLKTVVIPKLLGEVEAHVRSVKESWGETGCTLISDVLCDEIEKTSFINIMAYSWKGVVLLNTFKVPTNKLTSDFLEVIICFSIKTIGANNVVQYINGAPSLEPTGALLANEYPHIYMTHCVAAEIQSLFEEVYHKIEWVHMVFDDARCLLNCIYGHSDLLSLIRKHTNNRELRQPQMIEFSSNYDMLRSIIELKSELLQLVQSSDWLSFGSDVQELEKEVTEILLSPQFWNEGQEIIEVLESLYRIFYLVDRYGSSSGYFYMAMEWATEEIRRIYEHNPPKYEKLWEIFNSRKGRIVYPIHAAAAFLNPAYVYNVVFKDNKAKVTEVMNFVVGNIVADEDKEAFVKQMMDYHAREPKLFTDIAKIMLKTSHPCEWWAYCGHDVPILMKYAIRILSQPCSGSAFKQSLSVFQSSHNEKQKRSALGASYDQRSPRMNMILTARFTARDASDKPIDLTQLGRLNLSDMSFSNDLLNEAGVPRLDIQPTQRSDLAAEQCPSWKFLQLQFVTQISSFQVTGQEVKGEQGYQIHVFLVDSTTGNVVQSGALSMLKLAVSALQGDFDEEARNIWTREDFEENEIGSTLDVPLMSGDLQVTLKGGMGTLGDVIFNYDSSIARSGKFRLGVKTFTDDSERISVREGISNAFVVKDIKDTREPDAAAHLTQVPENSQMMMTGNMDDMARPWSPLQNIADGETELYSQFFGSMWNAEAEYKHKRKDNVKSRQAAVRWLKLKAILQWAILRRMVVRKRAQKMSVRTQVPKQLEEYSDEDLNRRVEEFIWRFQLQMQELSKDKWKNNEKPLLLEPPQEVELESAPCPNSSIGNSRTFPKPNTLESRQPLTLFPSLLAGKDMEPMEIEGESGSFDALQEVDQGSALKECSTSLTGRHTELPQDKVRELLKPIARLSTSPTKVNEASLEKMNQRGVSSCRSCHHLNLQRSEMCRCGDSSSGAGLCYGSLGRRGNGSSFGFPDVRPGDWYCNAGKCGAHNFASRSSCFKCGVVKDDSPGGGSDCEVPLNTSESRRPLTLFPSLLDGSDGEPSEDEGDSGVSSDTQFDPEALVEEFIHHTMFPDDKAREFLKPATSLSTSPTKVNKASLDLSQKGSFQRRGSVLPPRRGQVKAIFFEKLRSTLKRYIMGYKADSKHTSSSSKDGGNQTSMDTRSCAPSQV, from the exons ATGCATAATGTCaaactctttttcttctccttttgtCTCCTTTCCTCTTTCTCCTCTTCCTGCTCTCTGCTTTCCCTTGTGTCGACGCGTTCTTCCCAGTTTTCAAAG GGTGCGGGAGACATCATGACTAGAAAGAAAGACAGATTTTGGGAATATGCAGAACGTCTGAATGGGCGATTTAAGTGCAATTTCTGCAGACGAGATTTTGCTGGGGGTGCCCCTAGAGTTAAGTCTCATTTATCGGGTATTAAAGGACGTGACATAGATATATGCACCAAGGTCCCCAAAGATGTCCAGTTGGCTGCTGCTGCAATGATTAAAGGTGCGAACAAGAGACCCAAAACTGAGGCCTTCTCTAGTAATTCTGATGGGACTTCTTCAGAATTATGTGAGCAAAATGACAGTAGTGTGCTGGATGATTTGCTCGCAAAGTTCTTGCTATTGAATAGCGTTGATAGTGGTGTTGTCCAATCATCGTCCTTTATTGATTTCATAAATGCTGTGGCCGCATTTGGTGCCGCCTATAAGCCGAGTCATTCTACACTCAAAACTGTGGTAATTCCTAAGTTGCTTGGAGAAGTTGAAGCACATGTGAGAAGTGTGAAGGAATCATGGGGAGAAACTGGTTGTACCCTCATCTCTGATGTTTTGTGCGATGAAATAGAGAAAACCTCCTTCATTAATATCATGGCGTACTCATGGAAAGGGGTAGTGTTGTTGAATACATTCAAAGTACCAACGAACAAGTTAACCAGTGACTTCTTGGAGGTAATCATCTGTTTTTCAATCAAAACTATAGGAGCAAACAATGTTGTCCAATATATTAACGGTGCTCCAAGTCTGGAACCTACAGGGGCTTTGCTCGCTAATGAATATCCTCACATATACATGACCCACTGTGTTGCTGCTGAGATTCAATCTCTTTTTGAGGAAGTTTACCATAAAATCGAGTGGGTTCATATGGTATTTGATGATGCTAGATGTCTACTAAATTGTATCTACGGGCATAGCGACCTTTTGTCACTTATAAGGAAGCACACCAACAATCGGGAGTTAAGACAACCTCAAATGATAGAGTTTTCCTCGAACTACGATATGCTACGGTCCATCATTGAGCTTAAAAGTGAGTTACTTCAACTTGTGCAGTCTTCCGACTGGCTTTCATTTGGTTCTGATGTGCAAGAGTTAGAGAAAGAAGTAACTGAGATACTTCTTAGTCCACAATTTTGGAATGAAGGGCAAGAGATAATAGAGGTTCTGGAGTCATTGTACCGAATTTTTTATCTAGTTGATAGATATGGTTCCTCTTCCGGGTACTTTTATATGGCGATGGAATGGGCGACTGAAGAAATAAGAAGGATTTATGAGCACAATCCACCTAAGTACGAGAAGCTGTGGGAGATTTTTAACTCAAGGAAAGGCAGGATTGTCTATCCAATACATGCCGCTGCAGCATTTCTAAATCCTGCATATGTGTATAACGTTGTGTTTAAAGATAATAAGGCTAAAGTAACTGAAGTCATGAACTTCGTGGTGGGAAATATTGTAGCTGACGAGGATAAAGAAGCTTTCGTGAAGCAAATGATGGATTATCATGCTAGAGAACCCAAATTATTCACAGATATAGCAAAGATAATGTTGAAGACATCTCACCCTT GCGAATGGTGGGCTTATTGCGGTCATGATGTTCCCATATTAATGAAGTACGCCATTAGAAtactcagtcaaccttgcagTGGTTCTGCGTTTAAACAGAGTCTGAGTGTGTTCCAGAGCAGCCATAATGAGAAGCAAAAGAGATCTGCACTTGGAGCATCATACGACCAAAGATCTCCAAGGATGAATATGATCTTGACCGCCAGATTCACAGCAAGGGATGCATCTGACAAGCCAATTGATCTTACACAGCTCGGCAGGCTTAATTTGAGCGACATGAGTTTCTCTAATGATTTGTTGAATGAGGCAGGGGTTCCCCGATTAGATATACAGCCAACTCAGAG GTCTGATTTAGCTGCTGAGCAATGTCCAAGTTGGAAATTTTTGCAGTTGCAGTTCGTAACACAAATTTCATCTTTCCAAGTTACTGGTCAAGAGGTTAAGGGCGAACAAGGATATCAGATTCATGTTTTCTTGGTAGACTCTACCACAGGTAATGTGGTACAAAGCGGTGCGTTATCAATGTTAAAATTGGCAGTTTCAGCACTTCAAGGAGACTTTGATGAAGAAGCTAGAAATATTTGGACAAGGGAGGattttgaagaaaatgaaataggtAGTACGCTGGATGTCCCACTAATGTCTGGTGACTTGCAAGTCACCCTAAAGGGTGGGATGGGAACATTGGGAGATGTTATATTTAACTACGATTCCAGCATAGCAAGAAGTGGAAAGTTCAGACTCGGGGTCAAAACTTTTACGGATGACAGCGAAAGGATTTCAGTTCGCGAGGGCATATCCAATGCATTCGTTGTGAAGGACATAAAGG ACACAAGGGAGCCCGATGCTGCTGCCCACTTGACACAGGTTCCTGAAAATTCACAAATGATGATGACGGGTAATATGGATGACATGGCACGACCATGGAGTCCTCTGCAAAATATTGCTGATGGCGAAACAGAACTCTACAGTCAGTTTTTCGGATCTATGTGGAATGCTGAAGCAGAGTACAAGCACAAGCGGAAGGACAACGTCAAATCGAGGCAGGCAGCAGTGAGATGGCTAAAGCTGAAAGCCATTTTGCAATGGGCCATTCTGAGGAGAATGGTCGTGAGGAAGAGAGCTCAGAAAATGTCTGTTAGGACCCAAGTGCCGAAGCAACTGGAAGAATATTCAGACGAAG ATTTAAATCGGAGAGTTGAAGAGTTCATATGGCGGTTCCAACTACAGATGCAAGAGCTCAGCAAGGATAAGTGGAAG AACAATGAGAAGCCACTGCTACTGGAGCCTCCTCAGGAAGTAGAGCTTGAATCGGCTCCGTGTCCTAATTCAAGTATCGGAAACTCCAGAACATTTCCAAAGCCGAATACCTTGGAGTCTAGACAACCGTTGACTCTCTTCCCATCGTTATTGGCTGGCAAGGACATGGAGCCTATGGAGATTGAG GGAGAATCTGGATCTTTCGATGCCCTTCAGGAGGTTGACCAGGGATCCGCATTAAAAGAATGTTCAACATCATTGACGGGACGACATACCGAGCTTCCACAGGATAAGGTGCGAGAGCTTCTGAAGCCCATAGCAAGACTGTCAACAAGTCCAACCAAAGTTAATGAGGCGAGTTTAG AGAAAATGAACCAGAGAGGAGTCTCGAGCTGCAGGTCGTGCCACCACCTCAACTTACAGAGGAGTGAGATGTGCCGCTGCGGCGACTCAAGCTCCGGTGCTGGGCTCTGCTATGGGAGTTTAGGCAGGAGGGGAAATGGCTCCTCGTTTGGGTTCCCTGACGTCCGCCCTGGGGACTGGTACTGCAATGCTGGGAAATGTGGCGCTCACAACTTTGCCAGTCGCTCCAGCTGCTTCAAGTGTGGCGTGGTCAAGGATGACTCCCCCGGTGGGGGTTCTGACTGCGAAGTGCCCCTAAATACGTCAGAATCTAGACGACCACTGACTCTCTTCCCGTCGTTATTGGATGGCAGTGACGGGGAGCCTAGTGAGGATGAG GGGGACTCTGGTGTTTCCAGCGACACTCAGTTTGATCCCGAAGCACTCGTTGAAGAATTTATTCATCATACAATGTTTCCTGATGATAAAGCACGAGAGTTTCTGAAGCCTGCAACAAGCCTGTCAACAAGTCCAACCAAAGTTAATAAAGCGAGTTTAG ATCTATCTCAGAAGGGTTCATTTCAAAGAAGAGGAAGCGTCCTACCACCGAGGCGTGGACAAGTGAAGGCAATCTTTTTTGAAAAACTTCGTTCGACTCTAAAGCGCTACATAATGGGATATAAG GCAGACTCAAAGCACACCTCCTCCAGCTCCAAAGATGGTGGCAATCAAACTAGCATGGACACTCGATCTTGTGCACCGTCTCAAGTATAG
- the LOC116199089 gene encoding uncharacterized protein LOC116199089 isoform X1 has product MHNVKLFFFSFCLLSSFSSSCSLLSLVSTRSSQFSKGAGDIMTRKKDRFWEYAERLNGRFKCNFCRRDFAGGAPRVKSHLSGIKGRDIDICTKVPKDVQLAAAAMIKGANKRPKTEAFSSNSDGTSSELCEQNDSSVLDDLLAKFLLLNSVDSGVVQSSSFIDFINAVAAFGAAYKPSHSTLKTVVIPKLLGEVEAHVRSVKESWGETGCTLISDVLCDEIEKTSFINIMAYSWKGVVLLNTFKVPTNKLTSDFLEVIICFSIKTIGANNVVQYINGAPSLEPTGALLANEYPHIYMTHCVAAEIQSLFEEVYHKIEWVHMVFDDARCLLNCIYGHSDLLSLIRKHTNNRELRQPQMIEFSSNYDMLRSIIELKSELLQLVQSSDWLSFGSDVQELEKEVTEILLSPQFWNEGQEIIEVLESLYRIFYLVDRYGSSSGYFYMAMEWATEEIRRIYEHNPPKYEKLWEIFNSRKGRIVYPIHAAAAFLNPAYVYNVVFKDNKAKVTEVMNFVVGNIVADEDKEAFVKQMMDYHAREPKLFTDIAKIMLKTSHPCEWWAYCGHDVPILMKYAIRILSQPCSGSAFKQSLSVFQSSHNEKQKRSALGASYDQRSPRMNMILTARFTARDASDKPIDLTQLGRLNLSDMSFSNDLLNEAGVPRLDIQPTQRSDLAAEQCPSWKFLQLQFVTQISSFQVTGQEVKGEQGYQIHVFLVDSTTGNVVQSGALSMLKLAVSALQGDFDEEARNIWTREDFEENEIGSTLDVPLMSGDLQVTLKGGMGTLGDVIFNYDSSIARSGKFRLGVKTFTDDSERISVREGISNAFVVKDIKDTREPDAAAHLTQVPENSQMMMTGNMDDMARPWSPLQNIADGETELYSQFFGSMWNAEAEYKHKRKDNVKSRQAAVRWLKLKAILQWAILRRMVVRKRAQKMSVRTQVPKQLEEYSDEDLNRRVEEFIWRFQLQMQELSKDKWKNNEKPLLLEPPQEVELESAPCPNSSIGNSRTFPKPNTLESRQPLTLFPSLLAGKDMEPMEIEGESGSFDALQEVDQGSALKECSTSLTGRHTELPQDKVRELLKPIARLSTSPTKVNEASLEKMNQRGVSSCRSCHHLNLQRSEMCRCGDSSSGAGLCYGSLGRRGNGSSFGFPDVRPGDWYCNAGKCGAHNFASRSSCFKCGVVKDDSPGGGSDCEVPLNTSESRRPLTLFPSLLDGSDGEPSEDEGDSGVSSDTQFDPEALVEEFIHHTMFPDDKAREFLKPATSLSTSPTKVNKASLDLSQKGSFQRRGSVLPPRRGQVKAIFFEKLRSTLKRYIMGYKLQADSKHTSSSSKDGGNQTSMDTRSCAPSQV; this is encoded by the exons ATGCATAATGTCaaactctttttcttctccttttgtCTCCTTTCCTCTTTCTCCTCTTCCTGCTCTCTGCTTTCCCTTGTGTCGACGCGTTCTTCCCAGTTTTCAAAG GGTGCGGGAGACATCATGACTAGAAAGAAAGACAGATTTTGGGAATATGCAGAACGTCTGAATGGGCGATTTAAGTGCAATTTCTGCAGACGAGATTTTGCTGGGGGTGCCCCTAGAGTTAAGTCTCATTTATCGGGTATTAAAGGACGTGACATAGATATATGCACCAAGGTCCCCAAAGATGTCCAGTTGGCTGCTGCTGCAATGATTAAAGGTGCGAACAAGAGACCCAAAACTGAGGCCTTCTCTAGTAATTCTGATGGGACTTCTTCAGAATTATGTGAGCAAAATGACAGTAGTGTGCTGGATGATTTGCTCGCAAAGTTCTTGCTATTGAATAGCGTTGATAGTGGTGTTGTCCAATCATCGTCCTTTATTGATTTCATAAATGCTGTGGCCGCATTTGGTGCCGCCTATAAGCCGAGTCATTCTACACTCAAAACTGTGGTAATTCCTAAGTTGCTTGGAGAAGTTGAAGCACATGTGAGAAGTGTGAAGGAATCATGGGGAGAAACTGGTTGTACCCTCATCTCTGATGTTTTGTGCGATGAAATAGAGAAAACCTCCTTCATTAATATCATGGCGTACTCATGGAAAGGGGTAGTGTTGTTGAATACATTCAAAGTACCAACGAACAAGTTAACCAGTGACTTCTTGGAGGTAATCATCTGTTTTTCAATCAAAACTATAGGAGCAAACAATGTTGTCCAATATATTAACGGTGCTCCAAGTCTGGAACCTACAGGGGCTTTGCTCGCTAATGAATATCCTCACATATACATGACCCACTGTGTTGCTGCTGAGATTCAATCTCTTTTTGAGGAAGTTTACCATAAAATCGAGTGGGTTCATATGGTATTTGATGATGCTAGATGTCTACTAAATTGTATCTACGGGCATAGCGACCTTTTGTCACTTATAAGGAAGCACACCAACAATCGGGAGTTAAGACAACCTCAAATGATAGAGTTTTCCTCGAACTACGATATGCTACGGTCCATCATTGAGCTTAAAAGTGAGTTACTTCAACTTGTGCAGTCTTCCGACTGGCTTTCATTTGGTTCTGATGTGCAAGAGTTAGAGAAAGAAGTAACTGAGATACTTCTTAGTCCACAATTTTGGAATGAAGGGCAAGAGATAATAGAGGTTCTGGAGTCATTGTACCGAATTTTTTATCTAGTTGATAGATATGGTTCCTCTTCCGGGTACTTTTATATGGCGATGGAATGGGCGACTGAAGAAATAAGAAGGATTTATGAGCACAATCCACCTAAGTACGAGAAGCTGTGGGAGATTTTTAACTCAAGGAAAGGCAGGATTGTCTATCCAATACATGCCGCTGCAGCATTTCTAAATCCTGCATATGTGTATAACGTTGTGTTTAAAGATAATAAGGCTAAAGTAACTGAAGTCATGAACTTCGTGGTGGGAAATATTGTAGCTGACGAGGATAAAGAAGCTTTCGTGAAGCAAATGATGGATTATCATGCTAGAGAACCCAAATTATTCACAGATATAGCAAAGATAATGTTGAAGACATCTCACCCTT GCGAATGGTGGGCTTATTGCGGTCATGATGTTCCCATATTAATGAAGTACGCCATTAGAAtactcagtcaaccttgcagTGGTTCTGCGTTTAAACAGAGTCTGAGTGTGTTCCAGAGCAGCCATAATGAGAAGCAAAAGAGATCTGCACTTGGAGCATCATACGACCAAAGATCTCCAAGGATGAATATGATCTTGACCGCCAGATTCACAGCAAGGGATGCATCTGACAAGCCAATTGATCTTACACAGCTCGGCAGGCTTAATTTGAGCGACATGAGTTTCTCTAATGATTTGTTGAATGAGGCAGGGGTTCCCCGATTAGATATACAGCCAACTCAGAG GTCTGATTTAGCTGCTGAGCAATGTCCAAGTTGGAAATTTTTGCAGTTGCAGTTCGTAACACAAATTTCATCTTTCCAAGTTACTGGTCAAGAGGTTAAGGGCGAACAAGGATATCAGATTCATGTTTTCTTGGTAGACTCTACCACAGGTAATGTGGTACAAAGCGGTGCGTTATCAATGTTAAAATTGGCAGTTTCAGCACTTCAAGGAGACTTTGATGAAGAAGCTAGAAATATTTGGACAAGGGAGGattttgaagaaaatgaaataggtAGTACGCTGGATGTCCCACTAATGTCTGGTGACTTGCAAGTCACCCTAAAGGGTGGGATGGGAACATTGGGAGATGTTATATTTAACTACGATTCCAGCATAGCAAGAAGTGGAAAGTTCAGACTCGGGGTCAAAACTTTTACGGATGACAGCGAAAGGATTTCAGTTCGCGAGGGCATATCCAATGCATTCGTTGTGAAGGACATAAAGG ACACAAGGGAGCCCGATGCTGCTGCCCACTTGACACAGGTTCCTGAAAATTCACAAATGATGATGACGGGTAATATGGATGACATGGCACGACCATGGAGTCCTCTGCAAAATATTGCTGATGGCGAAACAGAACTCTACAGTCAGTTTTTCGGATCTATGTGGAATGCTGAAGCAGAGTACAAGCACAAGCGGAAGGACAACGTCAAATCGAGGCAGGCAGCAGTGAGATGGCTAAAGCTGAAAGCCATTTTGCAATGGGCCATTCTGAGGAGAATGGTCGTGAGGAAGAGAGCTCAGAAAATGTCTGTTAGGACCCAAGTGCCGAAGCAACTGGAAGAATATTCAGACGAAG ATTTAAATCGGAGAGTTGAAGAGTTCATATGGCGGTTCCAACTACAGATGCAAGAGCTCAGCAAGGATAAGTGGAAG AACAATGAGAAGCCACTGCTACTGGAGCCTCCTCAGGAAGTAGAGCTTGAATCGGCTCCGTGTCCTAATTCAAGTATCGGAAACTCCAGAACATTTCCAAAGCCGAATACCTTGGAGTCTAGACAACCGTTGACTCTCTTCCCATCGTTATTGGCTGGCAAGGACATGGAGCCTATGGAGATTGAG GGAGAATCTGGATCTTTCGATGCCCTTCAGGAGGTTGACCAGGGATCCGCATTAAAAGAATGTTCAACATCATTGACGGGACGACATACCGAGCTTCCACAGGATAAGGTGCGAGAGCTTCTGAAGCCCATAGCAAGACTGTCAACAAGTCCAACCAAAGTTAATGAGGCGAGTTTAG AGAAAATGAACCAGAGAGGAGTCTCGAGCTGCAGGTCGTGCCACCACCTCAACTTACAGAGGAGTGAGATGTGCCGCTGCGGCGACTCAAGCTCCGGTGCTGGGCTCTGCTATGGGAGTTTAGGCAGGAGGGGAAATGGCTCCTCGTTTGGGTTCCCTGACGTCCGCCCTGGGGACTGGTACTGCAATGCTGGGAAATGTGGCGCTCACAACTTTGCCAGTCGCTCCAGCTGCTTCAAGTGTGGCGTGGTCAAGGATGACTCCCCCGGTGGGGGTTCTGACTGCGAAGTGCCCCTAAATACGTCAGAATCTAGACGACCACTGACTCTCTTCCCGTCGTTATTGGATGGCAGTGACGGGGAGCCTAGTGAGGATGAG GGGGACTCTGGTGTTTCCAGCGACACTCAGTTTGATCCCGAAGCACTCGTTGAAGAATTTATTCATCATACAATGTTTCCTGATGATAAAGCACGAGAGTTTCTGAAGCCTGCAACAAGCCTGTCAACAAGTCCAACCAAAGTTAATAAAGCGAGTTTAG ATCTATCTCAGAAGGGTTCATTTCAAAGAAGAGGAAGCGTCCTACCACCGAGGCGTGGACAAGTGAAGGCAATCTTTTTTGAAAAACTTCGTTCGACTCTAAAGCGCTACATAATGGGATATAAG TTGCAGGCAGACTCAAAGCACACCTCCTCCAGCTCCAAAGATGGTGGCAATCAAACTAGCATGGACACTCGATCTTGTGCACCGTCTCAAGTATAG